The following proteins are co-located in the Bos indicus isolate NIAB-ARS_2022 breed Sahiwal x Tharparkar chromosome 8, NIAB-ARS_B.indTharparkar_mat_pri_1.0, whole genome shotgun sequence genome:
- the FOXB2 gene encoding forkhead box protein B2, translating to MPRPGKSSYSDQKPPYSYISLTAMAIQHSAEKMLPLSDIYKFIMERFPYYREHTQRWQNSLRHNLSFNDCFIKIPRRPDQPGKGSFWALHPDCGDMFENGSFLRRRKRFKVLRADHPHLQAGSTKSAPGTGPGGHVHPHHAHHPHHHHHAAAHHHHHHHHPPPPPPPPHMVHYFHQQPHPAPQPPPPLASQPPQQPPPQPPQQSHPGKMQEAAAVAAAAAAAAAAAVGSVGRLSQFPPYGLGSAAAAAAAAAASTSGFKHPFAIENIIGRDYKGVLQAGGLPLASVMHHLGYPVPGQLGNVVSSVWPHVGVMDSVAAAAAAAAAAGVPVGPEYGAFGVPVKALCHSASQSLPAVPVPIKPTPALPPVAALPPTLAVPGASQQPPAPSTVCPAAAASPAAPLLEPTAPGAAETKGGSLHSVLVHS from the coding sequence ATGCCGCGGCCGGGGAAAAGTTCGTACAGCGACCAAAAGCCTCCCTACTCTTACATCTCGCTGACCGCGATGGCCATCCAACACTCAGCGGAAAAGATGCTGCCGCTGAGCGACATCTATAAGTTCATCATGGAACGCTTCCCCTACTACCGCGAGCACACGCAGCGCTGGCAGAACAGCCTGCGCCACAACCTCTCCTTCAACGACTGCTTCATCAAGATCCCGCGGCGGCCCGACCAGCCCGGCAAGGGCAGCTTCTGGGCATTGCATCCCGACTGCGGCGACATGTTCGAGAACGGCAGCTTTCTGCGGCGCCGCAAGCGCTTCAAGGTGCTGCGCGCGGACCACCCTCACCTGCAGGCTGGAAGCACCAAGAGCGCGCCGGGCACTGGGCCCGGAGGGCACGTGCACCCCCACCACGCGCACCACCCGCACCATCACCACCACGCCGCGGcgcaccatcaccatcaccaccaccacccgccgccgccgcctcccccgCCGCACATGGTGCACTATTTCCACCAGCAGCCGCATCCCGCTCCACAGCCGCCGCCGCCCCTCGCTTCGCAGCCCCCGCAGCAGCCTCCGCCGCAGCCTCCGCAGCAGTCTCACCCCGGCAAGATGCAGGAGGCAGCGGCCGtggcagcggcggcagcagcggcggcggcggcggcagtggGCAGCGTGGGGCGCCTGTCCCAGTTCCCGCCCTACGGGCTGGGGTCGGCCGCTGCAGCCGCCGCAGCTGCCGCCGCGTCCACGTCGGGCTTCAAGCACCCGTTTGCCATCGAAAACATCATAGGCCGGGACTACAAGGGCGTGCTGCAGGCGGGCGGGCTGCCCTTGGCGTCGGTCATGCACCACCTGGGTTACCCCGTGCCGGGCCAGCTCGGCAACGTGGTCAGCTCCGTGTGGCCGCACGTCGGCGTCATGGATTCGGTGGCCGcggctgccgccgccgctgcaGCCGCGGGGGTCCCCGTGGGTCCGGAGTACGGCGCCTTCGGGGTGCCGGTCAAGGCCTTGTGCCACTCGGCAAGCCAGAGCCTCCCCGCGGTGCCTGTGCCCATCAAGCCGACTCCCGCGCTGCCTCCAGTGGCCGCGCTGCCGCCGACGCTCGCTGTCCCCGGGGCCTCACAGCAGCCGCCGGCGCCGTCCACCGTGTGCCCGGCAGCCGCCGCCTCGCCCGCCGCCCCCTTGCTGG